AGGTAAATGACAGAGAGGTCGAGTTTGCAGAGAAGGTTTTTCTTTCACCACTGGTTTCAACGATTAGGTTGGTGTTGATAAATGAAGATGGATattattccattttttcattttcgttattctataattaaaataaaattgtgctaGCCTACCCCATAAATCTGCCCCTTAATTCTACTAATATGGTAGATTATACTTCTgtaaaatcattaaatttgtttcttatttatgGTTTTTTGACCTGTTTTTCAAGGAAACAATTGAACCTAACAAGATACATCAGATACAAATATTAACATGACAAATATTTGATACCTGCAGGCATTACAATTCCACAGAGAGGCACGAAGAAATAGGACATTCGCTCAACAATATATTTAGACAGTtgaatcttcttcatcaacaGAGAGTATGTTTGAGTATGTTTAttcataaagaagaaaaacaaaacaataataaataccaaaaagaaaagaaaaaaaacactggttataaaaaattgtaacaagaaatcaaactatttcctttttcttcttctatcttACAACATAAATACAGATCATGTACAGGATGAAGACCTGCAGAGGCCAATTTAGGTGAGGTGGAAGAACAAgaattacattttcaagtgttaaattctatcaaaatTGGGCCTTCTCTTTCCAGGAGTGAACCACAGGTGACTATCGCATTCACAGCAAAGCATGAGGCATAAATCTCTCCAAAACTCGGTTATAATTCATCTAGTTTTCAGCTTTTGTGCTACAAAATTCTATGGTTAAGAGTGGTATTTTGTTACCAGTTGTGGAGTTGAGCAGTAATGCTTTTTACCACTGGGTGGTATTCAGTGTGCAAATGCTTCTTTGCCTTCTCTGAACCTGGTTCCTCCAGCCACTCCTTGTAAATTTCTTTCACCACCGGATTATCAAAAGGATCTCTCATTAAAACCTGCCACGACATTAACAGCATGACCCAATCGAGTTATATAACACAAGTAGCTCAACTGGACATTGAAGATAGGAATGGGGGCTAATTAAGAACATTGAGctatattacaatataaaataacatcTGCAacttcataaacaaaaaactttCCTCCCAACTCAAATAGCTGCTAAACCACCCGACCCCATTTAACAGATCGTCCCACATCACAGTAACAGAGTGAAAACATGAAAGAGCTCCAAGTTCAATTGCAGGATGCCAAGCCAGGAAAAAACCATCCACTTCTCTCCCTACCATTCCCTAACTAATACTGATTACCTCACTCCTAGATTTCAAATGGAACAGACCATATGCAAGCTCAACTCAAATCCCACGTAACCAACACAAGTGTGATAAGTAGATCTAGATATATATAAGAACACGAAATGTTTGCTGCTGCTGGCCATCCCAACACAAGTGTTTACTGCTGGGAGCCTACCAGTAGCTTATCAATTCATAAGTTTGTCTACCAGCATATTGCCACTGCTATTATTTATAGTttgttttctcaaattttatcaagtaGGCTTCAGACAAATGGTTTCATATCTACTTATGACTTGATAAGTAATCTAGATATATATAAGAACACGAACATTGTTTAGAAGGAACTACCAAAATATGTTCCAGATTGAGCACAGGACGCCATAACGATAAATTCTACATGGACTTACGTTTTCCTGATAAGCAGCTTCTAATAACTCAATCAAGTCCTTTGAGATTGTCCAGGCTTGGGTTTAATTTGACCCCCTCCATTTAGACAACCTGtttttaacaataattgaCATTAAATATAAGCTCTATTTACCATTCAAACAACTTTATTCGACCACAGTTAATCAGATTGCAGAAATTCACCTGAAGGGCAAGCCATAATCTCCAGAAAATGGTAGTCACATTTtcctgtttttattttctgacAACATTTGTGATTTCGAATCCATAACATAGTGCAAACTTCAACAAAGTCTTCCCTTCCACCTATAACAAACATAGATGGTCAGACATATGCATAAGATAATTATACATTCACAAGGACTAAAGGAAGAGGAAACAAGATGAAGGTAAGTAATCATATGCGACAAGGTCCACAACTTCAATAATGCAATTCTAAATATGCACGACAGGTGAACAATAACTAGTGGgatggggggggggggggtatTATGGGCAAAATTTGGCTAAAAACACCACACAAGAatcatattaatatttaagcTTAGACCTCTAACTATCAACGCTTGGTATTTCGAATACTCAATAATTATAAGCCCTTAGTGCCTAGCTCACCTCAAGCGTGAGCTCCTGGAAATCTGAATTTCGAATAAGTTTGAATTCCAAAGGGCCTTCAATATCTTTGCCAAAGAGTATCTTTGCAGCATGCCTAAAAATTGTTTCTGCATAACCACCAGAACTTCCACTAACTCCAAAAAGATGCCCTTCTTCATTAACATTAGTCAGCCTGCATGAAAATAGCCCAGCATGATAGCCGTAGATGTCATTACATAACTAAACTCTAAATTTGGAAAGGCTTGAGAAACTCATTTAGCCTTACATTCTATCCAAAGGGGATTCTTCTAAGCTCTTAAAATCCACCTCTTTCATCTGCAAGCATTGAcaagcaaacaaaaataaatagataaataaagaTTTGTGGAAGCAAAACGAAAGATGCAGGCATACTACCAAATAGGAaaacacgcacacacacacacacaaacaacACGAGACAAAGGTGAACCTGTATCAATTCTAGAACTTCACCAGATGTCAATACTGAATCTACTTCTGTGATTCTGTGGGCCTCAGCCTCCAGAGTTTTGTTGCCGAGTCCaactgaaaaacaaaatcctcCCTGGCTGCCTCCAGTTTCTTATCATAACAGGGCATCACAGTAACATGGTAAACATCATCTGACCTGCCAAATAAACATGAACCATAAAGAAGGATcaaaatctcaaccattcaagCACTACCCTAATGTCACCGCAAAGAAAATCTCTCTAAAAGGACCTTCTAAGCATTGTTCAAGAGCATGGAAGAGTCAGATATAATTTGTCTATATTATCTCCAATTCTAAGTagttgagaaaatatttaggaaataCCAGTATGAAACAGTCAAAAAGCTTCTACTTGTTCATTCTATAAATACCATAACCATATTTTATCAGTCTATCTCAAACATCATCATCGTTCCACTGTGAATAGCAACCTCACATACCATCACAATTTCCAAACAAGTACATCAGAAAGATCAGGAATAATTGATGTAAAATGCAATTATATTTCGTCAGCACTCTTTGGCATTGACCCTCTTCCAAATGCACTCTGGACTTTGGAATCATCTGGGAAGTATACAGTTAAGTCCTTGTCAAAGCATTTGACAACTTCATCTCACCTTgcaaaaaagttatttttacaaattgtCTGGAAATCTAAGACCCCTTAGAGAATCAATTTTCTGATTTGGATAACCGCTTTTGGATCCCTTATTTGTTTGGATACCCTACAACACACAGTTTCAATCTTACTATTTATCTccctccattttttttgtttttatgttcgTGAGTGTCTGGACCAACTTAAGTGCATCTCAACTAATTTCACAGATTAACCCGtctgaccctacaacatttggtgTCAAACttgtaggaaattaattcctagggAGCCACCATGGATTTATCTCCCTCCATTTGTCCCCTATGTTTAGCAAATAGTGAGCATTTAAAgcatttattatttgattgctCCTATTCATGCAGAAGAAGTTGGATGAAACTATTCTCTTTTAATCTACATTGGACTTTTGGGCTtcattacaaaaaatatttctgaGTGTTGGCTGGTCTATCATTACCACCTAAAGCTCAGCTACTATACCATGATCTAATTCAGTCGAGGCATTATCATCAGAAATTTGGTTGAACTATACTATTCTCTTTTAATCTACATTGGACTTTTGGGCTTCAAttcaggaaaaaaattatgtgttGGTTAGTCTATCATTATCACCTAAAGCTCAGCTACTCTACTATGATCTAATTCAGTCATGTCATGGTCATCAGAATTTGGTCGAACCAAAAGAGTTTTCCATGACAAGTCTATAAAATGGTCTAATTGTTTTGAGCTCGTCTTCTAGCTTCTTCTCCGCATACTCAATCCAAGTTTTTTATTGACTATTCTATACAGGATATTTGTTTAAATCGGAacactttcattttctcaGGGTAACTTTGTTATTAAGTCTCGAGGGAGAATATGAGGGATGATAGGGTGTCCCTAGTTGAAGTGCATCTACTaatgaattttcaagtttcttATGCTTATCATGTCTCATTGTAATTTGAGCAATAGTatccttttattttgtgatttttatcaatgaaaagtcTTGTTTCCGTTTtctagggaaaaaaaagaaaagaagaaagaaacaatgcAATTACCTAATACCCAACTTTTGGCACATATGATGCTTGACTATTGATCCAATCATTTGCTGAGGACTCTTCACTGATGATATGTAAGGCAAAATGTAGGATCCATGTTGCTTCTCAGCATAGCATATCCATCCTGAAATCATAGAGATGTGAgtatttaagaagaaaagatgcCGACATGTAAAAAAAGAATGCCTTAAATTTGTCAAACAATGATAAACTACAAATCCCAATAGGTATTCCaaagaatgaaattaaattctcataaaaatcatttcaatagataaataaaaataatcacttgaaatcatattaataataattatatacaaaTTGTTGGCATTTTGTCCATATATTATTTGGCATCTTattgaaaacataataaaagGCAGCCACAGGTATCCCAAAAACGTTATGAAATCAAATTAACtcattgaaaatatttaagtaataAGTCAAAATATATCACTTTAAATCACCGTGAGTCAAATAATTGTGGAGGTGCAGAACCCAACAATTGATCAACACAACCCACCAGCCCCAggaaaaatgtcaagaacaaACTGATAACAATTAATCATGGCGTCTTCAATAGTTTCCCATTCCCAGTAAGCTATCACATAAAGATGAATGGATCTGCGGCTGATATGTGGAACTCCTAATCCTCCTCTTGGAAATTCGTCCTAGGATAAATCTGACAGAGACCAAGAGTGAAATTGAAGAATGgtcctctctctctccctgaGTCTTCAGACACTTGGCTCTGGAGTTTAGAGGAGAATGGGGTTTTCTCTACGAAATCCCTCACAAAATCCTTATCATTGATGGGTTACATGGCCTGTAAAGATATATCTATCCATTTGAAAAGGATAGTATCCCAAAAGATGAGATTCTGTCCAATGTTTATCACAAGCTCCAAAGGCACTCCCTTGTATAAACATCTGACCAAACTGCTGTATTATGTGCAAAAATAAAGGGGAATTGCACAGCCACCTCTTCTTTCAGTGTCACTTTACCAAAACTGGTTcatctttcaaaaattcacaTGGAAGAACACTTTTCCTCAAGATGTTCGGATAAACTCCACTTAGTTTCAAAGGCCATCCGTTCAAGAAAGATTGATACTATAGTTGAATTTCACTCTGGCTTTATTTTGGTGGTCAACAAGATTGAAGGGTAATTCTTGTATCCGAACAGATAAGGAACAGGACACTGAATCTTTTCTTACATCCACATCTATTTAGCACTTAACTGGTGTATACTGAGtccttttgtaattatagtttatctaatattttgtCCAATTGGAAAACTTTTTTGTAAACCATTGGGATGTCCACATTATtgtgtaaatttattttatcaaggAAATGACTATGTTTGAGTTCCGAAAAAAGTTTCATCTGCTTAAGAACCACAACACAGTAGCCCTGGAcgcacaaaagaaaaatacaacaGAAGTTGATGCAGAGGAACAACTACCTGTCTCTGCAGTCAATAGATCCTCCCTCCCTTTTAAAATACTGATGGCCATCATAGGCATCCCTTAGATACACTCATTTGAGAGACAAGTCGTGGGGTAAAAAGGGAAATGTAGGTCCGTCAGGTAACTGGTTAGAAGTCTTCCCCTTTTATATGAAACACATGaccattttaataaaagattaaCAATCTTGATTCTTGAGGATTACTCCTTGAGGCTACTTAAGATACATCAGAGGTCCTAGAATTCATCCTAGTGCCACTATTCATGACATGATTGTGGTATAAAATGAGTATCAAAGAAGAGAATACTTGTACATAACCTTTTAGAAATGTTTCCTTTATTACATCTTTTATGATATTATTCATTCCCAAAGTTTAGGTATTAATAAGATTAGTTCACTTTTCTAGCATTTCCTTTGTGTAttctatcaattttgaaatctcTAGTTGTAATATGTTAAACCCACAATACTCATACGTACAAAAGGAGGGGCAAGAAGGGAAATGcacagaaaacaaaagatcaGAAGACATTGGTAAGGAAAGGGATATTAAGGGACCACAGAAGCTGTTACAAAAGGGAATGTTTTGGGGATCTGCGAGGGCGGGTTTTATTTTGGGTAAAGAAAAGCTGAGAGAAGCTTTTGGAGGAGAGGATCACCAGCACTCTTGAAAGTGCTGgtcatatatttcttttcatctttctttcctttgtgGCTGTTTTTCCTTGTTTATCAAGACTGAACTATTTGCTTCTATTGCCGTATTCCGATCttgttcatattttcaatcaatatCGTTATACCAGAGTTTGTTTCTCTGTTTGTGGctatttttgttgggtttttctGACGAGATTCATTATAAACTGCATGAATCTCGTCAGAATGAATATCCCACATGGGGAATTACACTATTTATCCTCATATTCAGCTGACACCCTTTCCTCCACTCACACATTACAAAATTAAGGGTGTTGAAAAACTCTTATTCCTCTTTTCATTGGTTGCAAAATCAGCTTCAACTCTatctctttctatttctttcttcttcttttcattgcttgcaaaataccattttgtttttctctaacCAAACTTAAAATGCactgttattgttatttatttatgttcttGGCCATTCAACCAAAACCATCTATAGTGAAATTGGATTTCCTAGCATATGATGTTGCACATGGACAATTTGAAATCACAGAGAACttagaaaagtgaaaattataAGTTGCACAACAACCCaagcatttatatatattggagTCAAAACTATCCAAATTGAACAACTGGCCCATTTAAAGGCAACTGGCATTATCCCTACTAACTTTGTCCaaccagaaaagaaaagacattcACCCTCAACTATAGAGTTATTTCGAAAATTGAAAGTGCAGATTTGCACAATTATCATTGAAGTATAATAGCCAAAcgtccaaaaaaagaaaatacctGGGCATGCTGACGATATCATAGGAACTGATGACttgcatttttcttcattgtcTTGCTGGCTGTTTCTATACCTTGCTATGAACTCATTGCAAGCTTCAATTAAGGTTAAATCTCTACTGCAACTTGTATCAAATATAGCTTTCACTCCCATGGACTTAAAAAATGTCGTCAGTTTCTTGAAAACCTGACCAACCCCAAGCACTTTGTAGTTAGTTTCCTTGATAGAGAAAGGCACTTCAAGCATTTAATGACATAAATACAACATCGAGAGCAGCACCACAGTAAATTAGATTTCCCCTCTAGCCCCCCGACCTCTCAAAAAGAATATATGCagtaaattaattacaattatgGGACAAGCAAAgatacatataacaaaatttgaattttaccTTCAAGGGAGAGATACCAAAATGGACAGCAAGTGAAGCTCTGGATTGTGGTGATAATGAGACAATTACAACCTTTCCTTTGTTTAAGTTGGAAAGAAATTCGTCCAAACTTTGCTTCTCCAGCATGACAGTCTCAGCTGATGTTACACAACCACTACAGTTATACATAAAAGCAGGTCTATTACACATCATCACAAGGTAAAAGATGAGAAATATAAGGCAAATCGAAAGAGAAATAAAtcatggaagaagaaaatgaattcaaatagAATATTCCAACTTTCCAACACAATATCATGAAAACAGGGagtttccaaattaaatttttaacagATAATCTGATAAGTGGTTGATCAGAAATTCACAGTTTTTCAAATACTTCACCTACTATCTAAAAGGTTTCAGAAGttcctttgattttgttatccATATTCATAGAGAACGAGCAAGTTATATCAACGGAAAACAATacatagagagagaaaaaatataacatcgaaaatacttcaaaattcatttaaaaatttttgtTTAGCCAAAAACCACTTTGACCTTAAAAAATTGTTCACAGCATAGATAGTCAAAGTCACCTGCATGCTAAGCAATCCTTCAGTGAAATCTTAACTGGTTCTGCTTTCAATTGCATCCTAGAAGCCGAAACCTAGATATgcagaaatgaaagaaaaagtaacaaaaagagaaaagcaaCATATCAACAAACAGAGAATTCCTAAAGAACCACTCAGTTTTTATACGTGCTAATTACTAGAGATTACTGAAAGCATATAATGACCTGCAGCTTTAGCAGCGATAGGCACAACAAATCGAAAAAGTACCTCAACTTTATCCGGCTTCGTGGCAGTGGCTTTAAGCCCCTTGAGAGAAACTATGCATGCCTGAGAAGGTGCTATGAAATCATTCAGATCCCCTATCCTCAATGTTGCCGAGAATTTCTCAGACATCTCCTAAACACCCAATTCGGagttaacaaaacaaataaagaagaacCCAGTAGCTAGGCACACAAAAGGAATCACAACTGCATCAATACAAGAAAGCAAACCTTCAAATGAAATTTAGGGTTTCAAAGCAGGAAAAACCGTTCaaagggaaagagagaaagagaaaagaacaAACTTAAGCCGATCAATCAGAGTCCGAGTCGGTGATTGTACCAGAAACTCAGGACGGTGAAATCACCGGCAGGTAATGAAAACGATCAGAATCAGGGAAATAGGAGAAGGGTCTTGGGGAGAAAAtagtggaaagaaaaaagaggataGATATGGATGTATCGGAGAAGAACGGATTGGTGGTTGGCGGCGCACCGATGAGGGGATTGTAAGGGAAAGAGGCTGAAGAGGAGGTGGGTGGGGAAAGTGCGGGGAGAAAGGGGAAAAgggaaggaaagagagaattGAGTGAAAGAGAAGGATGGTGATGGTGGTGGCGGTGGTGGAACCTagaagagaagaggaagacGGAGCTGAGTGTGGGGTAAGTACAATCGAGAATGGCAGCCAAAACCTCCAGAATAGGCGGAGAATCCTTTTCGTTTTACACCATACTTCTTTTAAATGGTTCACTCTcgatttcatttttcattttctattttgtactttttttttaaataatatttgggTGTTtcctaatatttataaaaattaacttataatataatataaataaataaattagatattagaaaatttttaaaataaaagatccATATCCCATTTATTTGTAAATGCATTTATTGGAAAATCCATTTATACGAGTGTATTTTTACTATTCCAACTAAGctctctatttataaaaagaaaaatgtagttgcaaatttagccaaaataattaaatatattatttacattttaaaaaaaatgtaaatatagcaaaatttgtcaaattttatcaatgatataagtctatcactgatagatcatattgtaaatattggtctatcattgataaatcatacaaatctatcaacgatacaagtctataacgatgttttgttatatttgtaatttttttaaatattgttatattcttaattattattcataaaattgtcatcaattataattactaaaaaaatggCAAGTATGTGATGGATTACTTGGTCACTCAGAGATGATTTCTCCATATGTAAATGGTGTTGGATGATTAAGGAAATGACATATGGTGGACACTAAGCTTATCAATGTGCatctatattaataatatgagTTGAACTCAAATAACCTGCATTACCTAACTCATATAATAAGGATTAAGTtgggttaggttaaaatatgagttgtattgggttaaaaaaattgattttttccgGTTGggagttgaaaattttggtttaactcaatccaacccgaattaatataattatatattatttaataaaaaaaacaaattaggtttgttaatttcttttaggaCCTCCAGCGTCTTCTCCTTCGTCTAAACTCTCCAACGTCTCCTCCTTCGTCTCAACTCTCTGACATCTCCTCCTCCATCTTAGATCCGAGACGCATTCATTTCATCCCAACCCAAGACGACAAGATCTGTAGCTTCTGCCTGTCTTCGATCTCAACCTCTGCGTATTTTCCTCGTCTCATATCTGAGACATCCATTCTATCCAAACCCAAGACGACGAGACTGGCCCGTAGCCCTCGCCCGTCTCCAATCTTAACCTTTGCGTCTCCTCCTCCGTCTCAGATTTGAGACATCTGTTCCGTCCATCTCCAATCTCATATCCCAATCCCTCCTCCGCAAGTACATTAACTTTCAATtagttatttggttgttttaaaataaatattgactGTAGCATAGTTCTATTTCAATAGTTTGTGGAATTCAATTGATAAAGTCATGTTGAGAATAGAGAGACAATAGTAtgtattttgagtttgttGAGACAGTAAAGACAGTAGTATGTTGACAGTACATAATTCTATTTTGAGTTTGTTGAGACGTTAACATGTTAACAATGgcataaaatattgaaatagcATAAATATTGAAGGTTGACAGTAGCATGGTtctatttgagtttttttgaGACAGTagcataaatattgaaatattgaCGGTATAATTGACGGTAGCATAATTTTATTGAGCTTGTGAGTTCATTCTTAGTTGTCTTGTTGTGATTCTGTTGAGTTTGTTATTTCATTGTTGGTTGGCTTGCCGAGATTCTGTTGAGTTTgtgattttattgtttgttgtGTTGTTGTGACATTAATTATTGGTCATTCCCTTCTAACGGTAGATAAATTTTTATGTCCATTAGATATAACTAACCAATAGTGCAATGACCCTTCACAACTTGCTCGTAAGTACAACTAGACcaaaaattaccattttaccgTTGTAGTTACATTTAACTTATTAAGTACCATTGATTCCTGCTGATGTGTTAACATATTTTGGCAAATAgattataatcttttttaaataaataaaattctttttagaGGCTCCTACTATGAAGGAATCTTAATAAGGTTAGTTCCTTATTTTATGgagaagatatttttttaataagatatATTAAGCGTCGTTTAAGGGGGCGATGAACGATATACTAGATAACCGCGATGAACGATATACTAGATAACCTACCAAGAAGAGAAGAGACGAAAAGAAGGTAAAGAACTTCATGTATATTTATCTCTAATATATTCACCATAGTTTACAGGCTTTTGAATAACCTATGAAGAAGATAACGAAGTGCATAGATTGATAAGGAATATGTCGACAAGAAGATCGCTGACTCGAGGGATCCATTCTAAAAGCCAGGGGGAGCCTGTACTGGTCTTGGTAGCGTGTCGATGAGAAGATCATTGAGAGATCAACTCTAGAATTCGGGGGAGCCTGAATCAATCTTCAAAGAGATTCAGGAACATTTGGAACCTGACATTAATATTTAGTTATGTTATAATATTTAGTTATGTTATGACTATTCAATCTAACATATATGACTAGATGTCTTCATAGGCAAGAGTTCACAACTCACTCAAGATTTAGGTCAAATCACCTATGGTCATCTTGGTGAAATGTGGTCTCAACTAGTAACGATCTTAATAAGAGAGATTATTCATTTTATGGTCCAGTCTTATACGAACTTGTTGTATAGAATACCTCTGCTCATTTTATGGTCCAGTCTTATACGAACTCGTTTTATACATGCAGGATTAGGATCAAATAATTTGTAGGATTCCAACCTTATCCATCTACTACATACCATTTAGACTATCCACTTGTATGTCTCCACATACATGTTTAGGTTAGCAAAAGATAACCTTTGATCACTGCAAGAAATCGATGATATCGCATTTTATCGCTTCGGGAACGTTGGGAAATAGCACCTTCATTGACATTGTAAGGTGTGTCTCGACAAATGTAATCTATCTGGACGTTGAATTCATGACCACCCAATCCCTGAGCCGTACACGTACATGtcgaaaaaaaggaaacaattaaatagttatttCCAATCCTGAGCCGTACACGTACATG
This genomic interval from Cucumis sativus cultivar 9930 unplaced genomic scaffold, Cucumber_9930_V3 scaffold92, whole genome shotgun sequence contains the following:
- the LOC116406372 gene encoding LOW QUALITY PROTEIN: protein NAR1-like (The sequence of the model RefSeq protein was modified relative to this genomic sequence to represent the inferred CDS: inserted 3 bases in 3 codons), which codes for MSEKFSATLRIGDLNDFIAPSQACIVSLKGLKATATKPDKVEVSASRMQLKAEPVKISLKDCLACSGCVTSAETVMLEKQSLDEFLSNLNKGKVVIVSLSPQSRASLAVHFGISPLKVFKKLTTFFKSMGVKAIFDTSCSRDLTLIEACNEFIARYRNSQQDNEEKCKSSVPMISSACPGWICYAEKQHGSYILPYISSVKSPQQMIGSIVKHHMCQKLGIRSDDVYHVTVMPCYDKKLEAAREDFVFQLDSATKXLEAEAHRITEVDSVLTSGEVLELIQMKEVDFKSLEESPLDRMLTNVNEEGHLFGVSGSSGGYAETIFRHAAKILFGKDIEGPLEFKLIRNSDFQELTLEVEGKTLLKFALCYGFEITNVVRKXKTGKCDYHFLEIMACPSGCLNGGGQIKPKPGQSXKDLIELLEAAYQENVLMRDPFDNPVVKEIYKEWLEEPGSEKAKKHLHTEYHPVVKSITAQLHNW